The Mycosarcoma maydis chromosome 6, whole genome shotgun sequence genomic sequence CGGGTTCCGGTGAAAACCTCAGCGGAGGTGTGACAAGCGGCAACGAGGGTAATGTCACTTCGTCAGCAGACGGTGCCGTAACCGCCGAAGAGGGTCCATGAGAATGCTCCTTTCTTGCGTCGTTAAAGTATCTTTCCATTTCTTCATACCTTTTATAGGtcaccacctcctcctccccGACTCTCTAGACTTGTttcgcctcgtcgctgctcgctaGCTAGACCGGCGATGCGCTCTTCCAACCCTTGCCTCTCTCCACATGCTCGGTTCTGCCACTCTCGTTCTCTTCCTTCGTGTCCCCGTACTTTTCccagctcgatctgccCAAAGCGCGATGCCTTGCCCTGTCCATTTTCCTCCCCTGGTCGGAATCAATTCTTGGAGGGCTCACGGCCCCATCTCTGCGTATAGGATGGGGCGTCGTCTCAGAGACCCCAAGCAAAATGTGGCTTGGCATATCCGGCTTTGCTCGGGTCCAGCTGGTTGGCTCCTATCTCGGTCTTTCGCTCATCTTCCGTTTCCCGGCGCCTGTCATGGAAAAAAACTCTTCTCCCCGTCCATTCCCGTCAAATACTGTAGCTACTAACCTCTTTCCCCCCCTCCTGTGCGtactttttttttcttttcgtTTTGTAAGAGATCACCTCCCCTTTCGCGCGTTTCATCCCTTATGTGTCTGTTGGAATCTCGACGTTCTTTTCCCCTCAAAagtaattcgtgattgtgcgTGCTGTGTGATTGGGTGAATGATGATTCGATGTGGACAGGGGTACAAGTACATGGTACAGAGCGGGACGAGCGCTTAGATGAGAGACGGGGAACAAAGTCGTGAATGGTCGTGCTAAAAGTTGTAGATGGGAAGGATGCGATGAAGTTGTAGCGGTTGTCGGCAAAGAGGGCATTCGGGTTTTTCGGCGATCCACGCGGTGATGCAGGACCAATCGAAGCAGTGTCCGCATTCGGTTACGGCTGATGTTCCACGGTGTGGTGTGCGCTGGTCCATGCACAGCGTACACTGCAACGTGCTTTGTGCGTTGGTGGCTGCCGCCGTTGTGTTGAGTTTGGCTATTGCCACAGAATCCGAATCGTTTCGATCGGTAGCGTCGTCTGGAAGGTGAGCGTAAAGCAGATCGACTACCTTGTTATCCGCGCCGTGCGAGTTTGAAGCGTGCTGTTGTGTGTCGTCGAGACGTCGAGCAGGCTGCGAAGTATGCGAAAACACTGTCCTGTCAATCACCACCGTGGTCGATGGATCCATCGCAGCATTGGACGCTTTTTCAGCCGATCCATCCCGATCCTCAGCCGTCGCAGCCGTCGCGGCCGTCGCAGCCTGCGCCTTGCTGCTCCTTCTATACGCTCTCAGTTCCAACAACAGTTTCACGGACAGCTGGATCCCTAGCAGCACGCCCAGTACCTCGTACGATGGCGGCTGATACCCTTGTCTCTTGGGATATGTCGAAATGTAGGTTACGCCCGTCAGCCTCTGTGCTGCACTGTAAAACTTACCACCCAGATAAAACAGCATCAGATGCGCTGCTGACAGATAGGCCAACCATCCGTCCTGGGACTGAAGCGTTTCGAGCGGAGGAAGCGTCTTGCTGAGCCAGTTGACGAGGCGTCTATGCGCACCGTTGTGTGCGGATGGATCAAAGGGTTTGTCGAGCGCACGTGCACGTGCGCGAGCTCTTGCTTCGGCCGTATCGAGCTTTTCCTTGGTCGTCACCGAATACCGTCGAAGTAGAGCGTAGAGCTTTGTGAGCGAGTACGGCCCGAGAACATGCAAAAGGATCCACGCGAGTCGCTTGGGGAGACTGACGATTCGATGTGTACGAACGTCCTTTGGAATCGCATTCACGTATTCCTCACCGAGCGTTTGTCCACCACGTCCATCGCCCATGCCGGGAATCGACGATGTCGAGAGGAGGTAGTATCCAAGTGCGCCAACCAGTGAGATGGATGATACGTGCGAGTGCTGTACACGTGTGCCGAACAGTGATCGCACCACATCAGAGACTTGAGATGTGAAGAGGTCCTTGTAGTATGTATCCTTCTGGTAGGCTCGTACGATCTCgggctgtgctgctgcaggaaAACTGAAACGAGCTTGAGGACGGTATGCTGACTCGAATGCGCTGGTGGAAACCATGCTATTCAAGCCTGACACTTGCGCATCTTGCGATACCGCAGCGGATGGCGAATGGTCGGCGCTAGTGCTACCGCTCGTAACAGCATGGTCGTCGGCCATGGCTGTTGATCGCCAAGACGTAGACGGATGCAGTACTTTCGAGCTTGCAACAGAGCCCACCTGAATCACAGGAGCCGATATGCTCTGCGACAAAGCGGACGGGGAAAGAGCGTACAGTCGATCGAGAGGCGTCAGAGAAAGTATGTGTTGGTGTGGAGCAGAGTCTGTACTCCTGCTTTCAACCTCGCACCTCTCACCGAAGGCCGTCGATCGAACCGGAGAGCCGGGCTGAGAGGCTCGTGGCTCTTTCCCGGCCTCCACGCCTCACGCTACACACCTTTTCAGCTTAGCTGTCGTGATCGGCGACGTAACAAATCCCAGCAGTTCAgcgattcacaattcacgattcacgatttgtgatttccGTgtgcgtcgtgcgtgttcGGTGTTAACGCGTTTTATTCGTGAAGGAACCGCGATCCGCGGTCTGTAATCGGCGCTAATTGCTGCTTAActccattcacgattcgcgattcgtgattcgtgattcgagattgGTTCGCAGCCAGGCCATTCACAATTCTATCGAATgtgtcgatgctgaagcgTGTGGTTTGCTCCCTTGTGACGGGTcgctcaacaagcacgTCGCTGCCTTCACTGGATCCTTTCCTCGCATGCTATCCAAGCATGTCTGCAGCAAGGTCATGACATGGCGGTATCAAGGCCTCGGGAACGTGCAAGATTCGCGATGTTGTTcgcacgattcacgattcacgattgtgtgatattcgtgattcttgcaTTTTACGCTAATACCACGCACGCGATTCAGGTTGACGGACGCGGGTAAAGTCCCAATCTGTGAATGCTGATCACATTGCGAGATGGCCAGAGAGTGTTGCTCGGTCTCAAACAAACACAAAGACAGCATAGGGACCATGGAAAGAGACGCTTGTGCGCAAAacgagtgctgctgcacggAGAACAAGCAAGGGCGCTGTCCAACGAACAAACAGAAAGATGACGCCGTTTCTACACGTTAGCTCCGAATCTCCGGTGACAGAAGAAATCGTCATAACTCCTCAGCTGAAAGCAGCCTGCAGATCACGGCATTGttcacactcacaactgttcgtgattctcgtgATTCTTTTCGGATTTTGACAGGTCCTCTGTCCGTGCGGGTTGGTCTTGCACACCAACTTGgcgtcgaatcgtgaattcgcGTTTAGCACTTACTTACGATTGTCAGTTGCACAAACGAGCTCGGCGCTGATGCTTCTCGCAAGCTCAGGCTCCGTAGCTTGATGTCGCAGTCTGTGGTTGAGGTGCCACACCTTGATCCTGACGCAATACAAACTATATAAACATTCGCTCCTACGTTCGTCCCTCCTTGTTTGGCCTTTGTCCTGTACACCCCACTTGATTTTCCTACTCGATCGTAGCGCAAATACATATCCAACACCATGTCTCTGCCTCAAGCCACCACCTCTTTCctctcgcagctcgctgTGCGACGTAGCACCTACACTCTGGCCAAGAGCCCGTCAATCCTGAACGTTGATCAGATCCAGACGGTCCTCAGCAAGGTGTTGCGCGAATCTCCGTCTTCGTTCAACTCCAAGTCTCCGCGTTTGGTGCTTCTGCTCGGtgacgagcacgacgagTACTGGTCCAAGACGGTTCCCGAAGCGCTGAGTGCGGCTATCAAGTCGCATGGTGGCGACGACAAGGCTGTCGCCGGTGCGCTCGGTCGTCTTGACCTCTTCAAACCTGCGTTTGGTACGGTTCTATTCTTCGAATCGAAGTCCGTCGTCGAGGCTCAGCAGAAGAACATCCCACAGTACGCCGAAAACTTCCCCATCTGGTCTCAACACGCTTCGGCCATCGTGCAAACCAACACGTGGGTTGCGCTCACCAACGCCGGTTACGGTGCCAACTTGCAGCACTACGGAAACTTGACCCAGGATCAGCTTAAGAAGAAGCACAACTTGCCAAGCGACTGGCAGATCGTCGCCGAACTCGTGTTTGGCGCCAAGACAGACGAGCCCAAACCCAAGGAGTACGACGAGCAACACGAAAACGCCGACCGTATCAAGGTGTTTGGCGCATAAGCGATACTCTAGACACACCTGTAGATGGCTGCTTTTCATACAACAACACAGGTCAGCTTGTACCCTTTCCAGAATGCATCCTGAGCAGAATGTGTACGTCGCGACCGAACCCCTCGTGATTCAACTTGGCTTGCGCACGGCCGCCTGCAAGACGTACTTTCGCATCTGAGCTTTACATACGCGCGCCCATTCTCACGACAAATGCATCCAAGACTGAGTTGAACGTCGAGTGGAAAAGAGATTCTAAGATTCCATCGACAGGAGCAGCGCTATCGTGGGTGGCGCAGCGATGCCATGTACATCAAATGGATCGACAATTGTACATTGCCAAAGCACATCAAGGCTCAAGCGAAGCGGGGAAGGAGTTGCTCTCCCTCTGCTCGTCCCACTTGGCGATCTGCACAATGTCAAACAAGACGGTGAGAGAACGGATACCGGGTCAGTATGAACATCTTGAACCAACAGCTCGCAGCGGATGACAGAGCGGGCACAGCTTGTGGTTAGGGTTGTGCGATGCTGCAATGGTCCCAAGCACAGGGTCTGCATGTACTTTGCTGGAATCGTCGATGGCGTGGCCAGATGCTCTACAGGCGAATGTGTCTGGTAGTCCGAAGATCAAACCCAGAACGATGGATGCCTCAGTCCCTTGGCAccacagctgctgctctccGATTTGATCTTGCATCCGTACCACTCGTTGATGCATCTGCAATCTTCCGACATGCCTCGACTCGTACAAGCGAACGAGTCACCCTGGGTGCTCATTCGCCAGATGCGGCGAGCCTGGACTGCCTGGTAAACTTGTCAAGATAGATAGTGCTTGCTGCTATTCCAAACCACACTTGCATGCACCGAAAGACACGGCATGATAAATCCGACGCTCTAGGAATACCTGCATATGCTTTCCATGAATGGCAGCCAATGCTGAAAGACTTATCACAGTGGCTTGCCCGAATGCCGAGTCCCCAAATGCTATGCTATGTGCTCGCTTCGCGCTGCTGGGTGGTCGTCGTGTAGCCACATCATATTGTGTTGTTGCCAGTGCTGATGCCAGTGTTGAACGCTGGAGCCTTCAAATTGCAGCTGTCATCGTTGCGCTGTTGACGTGATCGATTCAGAATGATACTCACCCACTCGTTAGGGCACAGCGAGTTGTAGGCGCGGAAGAACTGCTTGCAGGGCACAAAGTCCTCTCCCTTGGCGTTGATGCATCGGTGGTAGTCGACGTAGCTGATGTCGTGTTGATCAAAGGCAAGGTAGACAGGTGTCAATCTTTGCAGTTCTCTCTACGACCATGCGCTTGTCCGCAGAGCGTGCTGATGGACCAAGATAGCTGGACGACTTACTTTTGCCAGCAGTGCTTGGTCTGGTTCTGGTTGGGGAAACGCGCGTCGAACGAGGCGGTTTGAAGGGTGTAGGACTTTTGTTCGGAGGAGTCAGACATTTTGGACGTGGTGCTGCGGGATGCGGTGTGGTAGAGGGGCCAGACGTAGACGATGGCGAGCcaatgatgatggcgaccaACCGTTGGAATTTTGGCAGCCAAGCCCTCTCACTCACTCACAGTGACTAACTCACTCTCTCTTTCGCTTCTCCAGCTTGCGCAAACAGGCGTAGCGCTACGGTAAGGCTCAAATCGACTCGATTCGCGCTTCCTTCTCAAACGGCTGAACTCGGATTTTCAATCAACGCCTTCACGCACGGGAACTGAGTGAACCCATCGGTTCCGAAGAGCTGTTTTTGTTCAGAATCGCGCTGCAAAGCTTTAACACGTAGGTTTTTCTTCCCGTGTTACATGTTCCAtgttccgtgttccgtgttcccACCATCTTGGCTTTCTGGACCCTGACTTGGCTGTGTACCGAACTTTCCAAGCTTCTTGTGCTTTCCGCCAGACCGATATCTTGCAAGCCATACCGATCCGCAGCAACGGTGCGAGAATGGACTTTCTCAAGGCAGAGATTGCtagcaagcgcaaggcgGCTGAGtttgcctctgcctcttcgGCTGTTGGCTCCTCGGCGTCTGCCACCGATGCTCCACCGTCAAAGTACATGCGCAGAGGCGATCTCGAAAAGCTGCGCGAGCAACAACAGCGTTCCGCCTCGccttcctcctcggcctccTCTGCGCCCGCGTCGTCTTCCCCGAACAAGCGGCTGAAATCGGACCAAGTCGACagctccacctcgtctgGCTTGAGTCCAGGTATCAAAGCAGCACTAGATTCCGCAGCAGGTGAAGTGGAGCACGAAAAATTCAACGTATCCAACGACGAAGCGGTTCGTCGGCTGCGTGCCAAAGGCGAACCTATTCGAATTTTCGGCGAGTCGGATAAAGAGCGAAGGCTGCGACTGAGAGCATTGGAGCTGATAGAAGAAAAAGGAGGCAGATCGTTGGGTCAAAACGATTTCAGAAATGCTTTGCAAAGTGCAGAAAGTGCGACGGCGTTGGAGTTGCTTGAGAAGCGCAATGCTGCAAGTCAAGGCAGAGTGGAGCGAGCCAAGCTAGagcagagcgagcaagacgctgcAACGGCTGCTGCTATAGGCGATGCTGAAAAAGTGCGCGCGGATGCggatcaagctcaaggtACAAGTTCGGACGCTCAAGGGGCTGGGGTGGGGGAAAGCTCCAAAGCAAGTTTTCGACAAGGCGTTGGAATGAGCAGTGTGCTAGATCTGAACCTGATCAAAACCGACATCGACCGCGTCTATCCGATGATCTACTACACGCTCAAAGGGTTGCTTGAAGAATGGGCTGAGTCTCTCGCCTCGCGACCGGACCAGGTGAAACACACGATGCAGGGTAAACTCGCCGCGGCGACGCAAGTGCAATCTGCCGACTACCTAAAACCGCTGTTCAAAAAGCTGCGCAAACGTGCTCTGACTCCAGACGTGCTCATGCGCATCGCCGAAATCGTCCACTACATGCAACGACGCCAGTACAGGAACGCCAATGATTCGTACCTCCAACTCTCGATTGGCAACGCCCCCTGGCCTATCGGTGTCACCATGGTCGGCATCCACGAAAGATCCGGTCGCGAAAAGAtcttcagcagcaacgtcgCTCACGTACTCAACGATGAGGTCTCCAGAAAGTACATTCAGAGCTTGAAGAGGCTCATGACATTTGCTCAAACAAAATATCCTCCGGACGATCTCAGTATGATGATGGGCTGAGATTTTCCAGGCGACCAAGCTCATCCGTGATGCTCTCACTCTCAACTGTATTCACCTCCTCAATACCCAACACATGTTtgcatcgacagcgccaCGTGCACATTGCAAGCTTAACGTGCTACAGAGACCAGCGTGTGTCGTGTGCCGGGCGGCCTGTTCAGCGTCCACCAAAGAGAAAAGCAGGCGACTGGCCGCGCCAGTTGGTCTCGGCCTGAGCGTTCAAGCCGTTGAGATGCTTTGGTGGGGGTAGAGGCGAGCCAGCCTTTGCGAGTGTGGTCGTTGATGTtgcgacgctgctgttctGCGCGGCCGCGGTTGTGGTAGATGTGTTGGCGGAGGCTGCGGGAGTTGCCGGTGCAGGAGACGCTGTCTTGCCCGTTGATgtcactgctgctgcagaggGTGTACCCGCTTTGGCGACAACCCTTTCTGCTCCGCCTGCCGCGGTTGTTGTTGAGCCCATAGTCGAAAGTGCGCCAGCCATGGTCGGAGCATcgatcttcttctcgtATCCCCTGTCCTCGCCTCCATAAAAAACCGGGATGCTCCATGGCCTTCCGCCCATACTCAGGATCTCTCTTTTCGCCTTGATCCATCTACGCGGCTGCCTCGCGTTCCTTTCGAGTGGCACAACCGTCTGAAATGCTGTGGGGATCCTGGCGATCGGCTGCACAGGCGGTCCTGCACGCGAGCCGGGAAGCGGAGGATAGCGGAAACCTGGATTTTTCGCTGTCCCGGCTTTGGCGCTGAGATCGCCGGTAAAAGTTTGTCCTCCTGGGCCTGAAAcgatcttgatcgacgATGATATTGTCGTGGGTGCAGCAGTGCTTCTAGCAGGCGCGGATGGAGTCGAAGCTTTGCTCGAGTCTGCTCCTGCAGCCGATGCTGCAAGATTTGGGATCGGCTTGGGCTTTAGCGGTGGCGGGGCACTGGCGACAGGAACCGGCGTTTCTGCCTTGATCGCTGTTGGAGTAGAAGGCGAAGATCGCGCTGGAGCTATGCTGCTGAAAGTCGCAGGCGTCCTCTCTGCAGGTGGAAGCTCGTAGACGGGTTTTTGGCCTTTGGTCAATCCTTTCCTCCAACCTCTACCCGGTCCAGCGGCGCCTCTGGCCTTGGCCGTTTTTCTTCTCTTTGCTGCGGGCAACGCATCGAGTTCTTCCACCGACAAAGACTGCACCTGTACCATTCGAGCGAGGCTGCCGCGCTTGACCAACCTGTCTGCGCTCGACTGCGGACTCACCGAGCCATCggccgaagaggaggcgAACAAAAGCGACGAGTCGCCTttggaggaagaggaacgTGGTTTGAGTGTGATGCTTCTGCGTTTGGTCAGGGTtgaggtggaagcggtcTTGGATGAAGACTCATCGTCTTCTccttcgagctcgtcgagttcgtccaactcgtcggCTTCCtgatcgtcatcgtccgggtcgtcgtcaaagtcTTCAGCATCCGAGCCACCGATGTCGGCAGTATCGTCTGGCGTGCCGTCGTCACGCAACGCGGTGGCTGgatcgtcatcgtccgagTAGTCGGGTGCACTGCGCAGTGGATTGGTAAGGGGAGACGAAGAATCGCGCGGTGCCGATGAGAGTGGAACTCTCAACTTGACCTTGACCATGACGCAAGTTGCAGCGCGCTTCTCAATCACAAAATCGAGAATAGCAAATTGCGAgacgatcgacgtcgatgatcCAAGGTGGAGTGCCCAACGCTCAGATCGATCCGGTTGCGTTTGTGACCAAGTGCGATTCCGGAGGATAAGCGTGGAGTTGTAAAAGTGGTAGTGGAAGTTATGAGTGTCGTTGGCCTGTGAGGCTACGCTTTCGGTTCCCAATGGTGGACAACGATGGTCGTTGTGATGGTGAAAGTCGCTGACTGGCCAGGCTGGGTAGCGAcaatctcgaatcacgaatgcgacgAGTATTCTGGTCGCTGAGC encodes the following:
- a CDS encoding mRNA splicing protein PRP18 (related to pre-mrna splicing factor 18) yields the protein MDFLKAEIASKRKAAEFASASSAVGSSASATDAPPSKYMRRGDLEKLREQQQRSASPSSSASSAPASSSPNKRLKSDQVDSSTSSGLSPGIKAALDSAAGEVEHEKFNVSNDEAVRRLRAKGEPIRIFGESDKERRLRLRALELIEEKGGRSLGQNDFRNALQSAESATALELLEKRNAASQGRVERAKLEQSEQDAATAAAIGDAEKVRADADQAQGTSSDAQGAGVGESSKASFRQGVGMSSVLDLNLIKTDIDRVYPMIYYTLKGLLEEWAESLASRPDQVKHTMQGKLAAATQVQSADYLKPLFKKLRKRALTPDVLMRIAEIVHYMQRRQYRNANDSYLQLSIGNAPWPIGVTMVGIHERSGREKIFSSNVAHVLNDEVSRKYIQSLKRLMTFAQTKYPPDDLSMMMG
- a CDS encoding ubiquitin-protein ligase peroxin 10 (related to PEX10 - peroxisomal assembly protein - peroxin), giving the protein MADDHAVTSGSTSADHSPSAAVSQDAQVSGLNSMVSTSAFESAYRPQARFSFPAAAQPEIVRAYQKDTYYKDLFTSQVSDVVRSLFGTRVQHSHVSSISLVGALGYYLLSTSSIPGMGDGRGGQTLGEEYVNAIPKDVRTHRIVSLPKRLAWILLHVLGPYSLTKLYALLRRYSVTTKEKLDTAEARARARARALDKPFDPSAHNGAHRRLVNWLSKTLPPLETLQSQDGWLAYLSAAHLMLFYLGGKFYSAAQRLTGVTYISTYPKRQGYQPPSYEVLGVLLGIQLSVKLLLELRAYRRSSKAQAATAATAATAEDRDGSAEKASNAAMDPSTTVVIDRTVFSHTSQPARRLDDTQQHASNSHGADNKVVDLLYAHLPDDATDRNDSDSVAIAKLNTTAAATNAQSTLQCTLCMDQRTPHRGTSAVTECGHCFDWSCITAWIAEKPECPLCRQPLQLHRILPIYNF
- a CDS encoding putative cytochrome c oxidase subunit VIb; translated protein: MSDSSEQKSYTLQTASFDARFPNQNQTKHCWQNYVDYHRCINAKGEDFVPCKQFFRAYNSLCPNEWIAKWDEQRESNSFPASLEP